A stretch of the Flavobacterium sp. 5 genome encodes the following:
- a CDS encoding glutathione peroxidase has translation MKNIVVAICAMFLFNSQIQAQVKQNIYQFKVEDLYGKTFDFASLKGKKIMIVNTASKCGLTPQYKDLEALYKEYSAKGFVIVGFPANNFASQEPGTKEEIASFCQLNYGVTFPMMDKVSVKGADMCAVYQFLTQKSKNGLQDSEVQWNFQKYLINEKGELEKVISPKTLPTDPEVINWVKG, from the coding sequence ATGAAAAATATAGTAGTCGCTATCTGCGCAATGTTTCTTTTTAATAGTCAAATTCAAGCTCAAGTGAAACAAAACATTTATCAATTTAAAGTAGAAGATTTATATGGCAAAACTTTTGATTTTGCTTCGCTGAAAGGAAAAAAAATAATGATTGTCAATACTGCTTCAAAATGTGGATTAACTCCACAATATAAAGATTTAGAAGCTTTATATAAAGAGTATTCTGCCAAAGGATTTGTAATTGTTGGTTTTCCTGCCAATAATTTTGCTTCTCAAGAGCCTGGAACGAAAGAAGAAATTGCCAGTTTTTGTCAATTAAATTATGGTGTTACTTTCCCTATGATGGATAAAGTTTCTGTGAAAGGTGCTGATATGTGTGCTGTCTATCAATTTTTGACTCAGAAATCAAAGAATGGATTGCAAGATTCAGAAGTTCAATGGAATTTTCAAAAGTATCTTATTAATGAAAAAGGAGAATTGGAAAAAGTTATTTCTCCAAAAACTTTACCAACAGACCCTGAAGTCATAAATTGGGTTAAAGGATAG
- a CDS encoding MFS transporter: MVKNYLSNFKGFSREIWILTFITFLNRAGTMVIPFLSKYMKDDLSFSYNQIGWIMVFFGVGSIIGSYLSGKISDKIGFYKVMIFSLFMSGIVFIVLQFLTSFVSLCVGILILTSIADMYRPAMLLALDTYGNKETRTRALTLTRIAINSGFLIGPVLGGLIIMKVGYSGLFWVDGLTCILAILIFSILVKEKKLPFKLKKIKSDINSNKIILNDKPFLLHLLITMITGILFFQMFTTLPLYHKEQFNFTEFETGLLLSLSGLIIILFELPLVRYIEEKNIDRIKIISLGILCMSISLLLMLVSDWNGILIVMVCLMSIGVMLTFPFANSFAMSRVHMDLKGRYIAVFTMSYSFAHILSAKTSMGIIQAYSYQANWIFMGTLGSTALVLCYWLSIMLKEERENIELKIKKSLFSQKEAS; the protein is encoded by the coding sequence ATGGTTAAAAACTACTTATCTAATTTTAAAGGATTTAGCAGAGAAATTTGGATTCTTACTTTTATTACTTTCCTCAATCGTGCAGGAACTATGGTAATCCCTTTTCTTTCCAAATACATGAAGGATGACCTATCCTTTTCTTACAATCAAATTGGATGGATAATGGTTTTCTTTGGAGTTGGCTCTATAATTGGCTCTTATTTAAGTGGTAAAATTTCAGATAAAATAGGATTTTACAAAGTGATGATTTTTAGTTTATTCATGAGCGGTATCGTTTTTATTGTTTTACAATTTTTGACCTCATTTGTAAGCCTTTGTGTTGGAATCTTAATTCTAACTTCAATTGCCGACATGTATCGACCAGCAATGCTATTAGCCTTAGACACTTATGGAAATAAAGAAACTAGAACACGTGCATTAACATTAACTAGGATTGCTATAAACTCTGGTTTTCTAATAGGACCAGTTTTAGGCGGATTAATAATTATGAAAGTTGGCTATAGTGGATTATTCTGGGTTGATGGCTTAACCTGTATACTTGCCATTTTAATTTTTAGCATACTGGTAAAAGAAAAAAAGTTACCTTTTAAACTTAAGAAAATAAAAAGCGATATTAATTCAAATAAAATTATTCTTAATGACAAACCCTTTTTATTGCATTTGCTTATTACAATGATAACAGGTATTTTATTTTTTCAAATGTTTACAACACTTCCTTTATACCATAAAGAGCAATTTAATTTTACTGAATTTGAAACTGGTTTATTACTGAGTTTAAGCGGTTTAATTATAATTCTTTTTGAACTTCCGCTAGTAAGATATATTGAAGAGAAAAACATAGACAGAATTAAGATAATTTCTTTAGGAATTCTTTGTATGTCTATAAGCTTATTACTAATGCTTGTTAGTGATTGGAATGGTATTTTGATTGTCATGGTATGCTTAATGTCTATCGGTGTTATGCTAACCTTTCCTTTTGCTAATTCATTTGCAATGAGCAGAGTACACATGGATCTAAAAGGAAGATATATAGCAGTATTCACAATGAGCTATAGTTTTGCTCATATCTTAAGTGCAAAAACGAGTATGGGAATCATTCAAGCTTACTCCTATCAAGCAAACTGGATTTTTATGGGGACACTTGGCTCTACCGCTTTAGTTTTATGCTATTGGTTATCAATAATGCTAAAGGAAGAAAGAGAAAACATTGAACTCAAAATTAAAAAATCTCTTTTTTCTCAAAAAGAGGCTTCCTAA
- a CDS encoding RNA polymerase sigma factor translates to MTQDELLVLIYKKDEKAFTHLYDMYSKSLFAVINTLVKNREEAEDVLQEVFVKIWKNIDSYHESKGRFYTWILNIARNTSIDKLRSKNFNNSQKNLSSDNFVHLLDDSNKLSHLIDAIGIQEFVKKLKPKCIQIIDLLFFKGYTQQEASEELAIPLGTVKTQNRNCINDLRLYLKL, encoded by the coding sequence ATGACCCAAGACGAATTATTAGTTTTAATTTATAAGAAGGACGAAAAAGCTTTTACCCATTTATACGATATGTATTCTAAAAGTTTGTTTGCGGTTATCAATACATTAGTGAAAAATCGAGAAGAAGCTGAAGATGTTCTACAAGAAGTTTTTGTAAAAATTTGGAAAAACATTGATTCTTATCACGAAAGCAAAGGACGTTTTTACACCTGGATTCTTAATATTGCTAGAAATACTTCAATCGATAAACTAAGGTCTAAAAATTTTAATAACAGTCAAAAAAACCTTTCCTCCGATAATTTCGTACATCTATTAGACGACAGCAACAAGCTATCGCATCTAATTGATGCAATAGGAATTCAAGAATTTGTAAAAAAACTAAAACCCAAATGCATTCAAATTATCGATTTGTTATTCTTTAAAGGATACACACAACAGGAAGCTTCGGAGGAATTGGCCATTCCCTTAGGAACTGTAAAAACGCAAAACAGGAATTGTATTAACGATTTACGACTTTATTTAAAATTATAA
- a CDS encoding GNAT family N-acetyltransferase codes for MEITLRPYKTEDTQAILDIINYNILNSTALYDYNIRTYDQQKVLLDDKINKNFPVIVAVCEGKVAGFGMYGEFRFKEAYKFTVEHSVYVSNDYQGKGIGKILLAELIQIAKKQNLHTMIAVIDEENQSSVDFHEKFGFKTVGIIKESGYKFDRWLHSVFMQLILEK; via the coding sequence ATGGAAATCACCTTACGTCCTTATAAAACCGAAGACACACAAGCCATATTAGATATTATAAATTATAATATCCTAAACTCAACAGCCTTATACGATTATAATATTAGAACTTATGATCAGCAAAAGGTATTATTAGATGACAAAATCAATAAAAACTTCCCTGTCATCGTTGCAGTATGCGAAGGCAAAGTAGCAGGTTTTGGTATGTATGGTGAATTTCGGTTTAAAGAGGCTTATAAATTTACTGTAGAACATTCGGTTTATGTAAGTAACGATTATCAAGGAAAAGGAATTGGAAAAATTTTACTAGCTGAATTAATCCAAATAGCAAAAAAACAAAACCTTCATACAATGATCGCTGTAATCGATGAAGAAAATCAAAGCAGTGTCGATTTTCATGAAAAATTCGGCTTCAAAACGGTTGGAATTATAAAAGAATCAGGGTATAAATTTGACCGATGGTTACACTCCGTTTTTATGCAATTGATTTTGGAGAAGTAA
- a CDS encoding roadblock/LC7 domain-containing protein, translated as MDLNQLEKTGLEAALVFDKNGDVVDSLNIENSINIAAMSNVIFTMCKEMLEDMKFNDLKQIVLKTDSGLLVGNKLSDDLFLITTTNDISKLGLLLKVIDNLVLKL; from the coding sequence ATGGATTTAAATCAATTAGAAAAAACAGGCTTAGAAGCTGCTTTAGTGTTTGATAAAAATGGTGATGTTGTTGATTCTTTAAATATAGAGAATTCTATAAATATAGCTGCAATGTCCAATGTTATTTTTACAATGTGTAAAGAGATGTTGGAAGATATGAAATTTAATGATTTGAAACAAATCGTACTAAAAACGGATTCAGGGTTATTAGTTGGAAATAAATTAAGTGATGATTTATTTTTAATTACAACTACGAATGATATTTCTAAATTAGGATTGCTTCTTAAAGTAATAGATAATTTAGTTCTTAAATTGTAA
- a CDS encoding tRNA-dihydrouridine synthase — MDFTLLSSPLQGFTDFRFRNAQNKYFGGIDTFYAPYIRLNGKLVIKSSYERDLLPENNSSLEVIPQVITNDADEFLFVAKYVRELGYKELNWNLGCPYPMVTKSGMGSGLISNTEKINHILDRAHSETDIIVSMKMRLGYDTTEEILDVLPILDTYPIKNIAIHARIGKQLYKGGVHLDAFQQCIDNTKHKLYYNGDITSVAKFHEMQQRFPSIDHWMIGRGLIANPFLPSMIKNNTTEYPKNKMELFSAFHDTLYEGYSESLSGQTHILLKMHHLWEYFSVIFSNPHKVHKNIKKSKSIRNYEATVKEVIAQEK, encoded by the coding sequence ATGGATTTCACTTTGCTCTCTTCTCCCCTACAAGGATTTACTGACTTTCGTTTTAGAAATGCTCAAAACAAATATTTTGGAGGGATAGACACTTTTTACGCTCCTTACATCCGTTTGAACGGAAAACTAGTCATAAAATCATCTTACGAACGTGATTTATTACCTGAGAATAATTCCAGTTTAGAAGTAATTCCGCAAGTTATAACCAATGATGCTGATGAGTTTTTATTTGTTGCCAAATATGTTAGAGAATTAGGATATAAAGAATTGAACTGGAATTTAGGTTGCCCGTATCCAATGGTTACGAAATCCGGAATGGGTTCAGGACTTATTAGTAATACCGAAAAAATCAATCATATACTGGATAGAGCACATTCTGAAACAGATATTATTGTTTCCATGAAAATGCGTTTGGGATATGATACAACCGAAGAGATTCTAGATGTTTTACCCATTTTAGATACCTATCCAATAAAAAACATTGCCATACACGCCCGCATTGGCAAACAATTGTACAAAGGTGGCGTTCATCTAGATGCGTTCCAACAATGCATAGACAACACGAAACACAAATTATATTATAATGGTGATATTACTTCGGTGGCTAAATTTCATGAAATGCAGCAGCGTTTTCCGTCAATTGACCATTGGATGATTGGAAGAGGTTTAATCGCCAACCCTTTTCTACCAAGTATGATAAAAAATAACACTACTGAATATCCCAAAAACAAAATGGAATTATTTAGCGCCTTTCACGACACTTTATATGAAGGATACAGCGAATCTTTATCGGGACAAACTCATATTTTATTAAAAATGCACCACTTATGGGAGTATTTTTCGGTTATATTTTCAAATCCTCATAAAGTCCATAAAAATATCAAAAAATCTAAAAGCATTCGGAATTACGAAGCCACAGTAAAGGAAGTTATTGCACAAGAAAAGTAA
- the menD gene encoding 2-succinyl-5-enolpyruvyl-6-hydroxy-3-cyclohexene-1-carboxylic-acid synthase produces MTYPKIPLAQSILQIFLAKEITNIIISPGSRNAPLTIGFASNPAFQCYSIADERVAAFFALGIAQQTRKPTVLVCTSGSALLNYYPALAEAFYSEIPLIVISADRPQSKIDIGDGQTIRQQNVFENHSLYNANLTEEVSKENDRKINEAINMAIDKKGPVHINAPFEEPLYETVSESSVNSEIFASAKELQTIDTATLLESASLWNIATRKLILVGVNEPNTIDSEIIEAFANDKSVVVMTETTSNLHHPSFINSIDTVITPFAAEDFEAFQPEILVTFGGMVVSKRIKAFLRKYNPKQHWHIDTLRAYDTFGCLTKHFELNPNTFFNSFLPLRAKIESDYFSKMDAIRMLRNEKHEIYLSKIPFTDLKVFEKVIQSLPKNSQLQISNSSAIRYAQLIPIDSSIEVYCNRGTSGIDGSTSTAIGAAVGNNNPTVFITGDIGFLYDSNALWNNYIPKNFKIILINNGGGGIFRILPGHEETPVFNTYFETSHKLTAEHLSKMYGLNYLVANDEASLISELNSLYEQNDKPTILEVFTPTLDNNAVLLQYFKELV; encoded by the coding sequence ATGACGTACCCCAAAATACCTTTAGCACAAAGCATTCTTCAAATTTTTTTAGCCAAAGAAATCACCAACATTATCATATCTCCTGGTTCAAGAAACGCACCCTTAACAATAGGTTTTGCAAGTAATCCAGCTTTTCAATGTTATAGCATAGCTGATGAGCGTGTAGCTGCCTTTTTTGCTTTGGGAATCGCTCAGCAAACCCGAAAACCAACTGTACTTGTTTGTACTTCAGGTTCGGCTTTGTTAAATTATTATCCAGCACTTGCAGAAGCTTTTTACAGCGAGATTCCACTGATTGTTATTTCGGCAGACAGGCCTCAAAGTAAGATTGATATTGGTGACGGACAAACCATTCGTCAGCAAAATGTTTTTGAAAATCATTCTTTGTACAATGCCAATTTAACTGAGGAAGTATCTAAAGAAAATGATAGAAAAATCAATGAAGCAATTAATATGGCAATCGATAAAAAGGGACCGGTTCATATTAATGCGCCTTTTGAAGAGCCTTTGTATGAAACGGTTTCCGAGTCAAGTGTGAATAGTGAAATTTTTGCTTCCGCAAAAGAGCTACAGACAATCGATACTGCAACGTTACTGGAAAGCGCGAGTCTTTGGAACATAGCTACTCGGAAATTGATTCTTGTTGGGGTAAATGAACCCAATACAATTGATTCAGAAATTATTGAAGCTTTTGCAAATGATAAATCGGTGGTTGTAATGACCGAGACAACTTCAAATTTGCATCATCCAAGCTTTATAAATAGTATTGATACGGTTATAACTCCTTTTGCTGCAGAAGATTTTGAGGCATTTCAACCAGAAATTCTAGTTACTTTTGGTGGAATGGTAGTTTCCAAACGTATAAAAGCTTTCTTAAGAAAATACAACCCCAAACAGCATTGGCATATTGATACTTTGAGAGCTTATGACACTTTTGGTTGTTTGACGAAACACTTTGAATTAAATCCTAATACTTTTTTCAACTCCTTTTTGCCATTAAGAGCAAAAATTGAAAGTGATTATTTCAGTAAAATGGATGCGATTAGAATGTTGCGTAACGAGAAACACGAAATCTATTTGTCTAAAATTCCTTTTACAGATTTGAAGGTTTTTGAAAAAGTAATTCAGAGTTTGCCAAAGAATAGTCAATTGCAAATTAGCAATAGTTCAGCCATTAGATATGCTCAATTAATTCCTATTGATAGTTCAATTGAAGTGTATTGTAATAGGGGAACGAGCGGGATTGACGGAAGTACTTCGACAGCTATTGGTGCTGCGGTAGGAAATAACAATCCAACAGTTTTTATTACTGGAGATATTGGATTTTTATATGATAGCAATGCGCTTTGGAACAATTATATTCCTAAAAATTTCAAAATTATTTTAATTAATAACGGAGGAGGAGGTATTTTTAGAATTTTACCAGGGCATGAAGAAACTCCTGTTTTTAATACTTACTTTGAAACATCACATAAATTAACCGCAGAACATTTATCTAAAATGTATGGTTTGAATTATTTGGTAGCAAATGATGAAGCTAGTCTAATAAGTGAGTTGAATTCATTGTATGAACAAAATGACAAACCAACTATTCTGGAAGTTTTCACTCCTACCTTAGATAACAATGCAGTTTTATTGCAGTATTTTAAAGAGTTGGTTTAG
- a CDS encoding M28 family metallopeptidase: protein MKLKTIIYLIPLTLFSSILSSQTVLNDPEINKMVTEIKATNLENTVKKLVSFGTRHTLSDTKSKTRGIGAAQAWIKSEFDKYALESNGRLTSKIDYFTVKADGKRITVDSQLGNVMATLKGNDPQDNRILIVSGHLDSRVSDVMNITADAPGANDDGSGVAAMMELAKIISKRSYPCTIVFVAVTGEEQGLYGAKHLADTAKTEQWNILAMFNNDMIGNSLSNGTRLSDNTKVRVFSETIPYLETEDEAKMRKATNSDNDSPSRQLARYIKTTTEQYVPQLEVELVYRNDRFLRGGDHTPFSQNGFTAIRMCEMNENYDHQHQDLRTENGIKYGDLPEFMDFDYLRKTTASNLASLANLAWSPKVPKNVGIEVKELTNFSKLVWNAPEGKTPFGYQILIRSTSESQWQKAIFVTDTQAQIPYSKDNYFFAVQAIDKLGHPSLAVFPKPIR, encoded by the coding sequence ATGAAACTAAAAACTATTATTTACTTAATCCCTTTAACCCTTTTTTCTTCTATTCTATCTTCTCAAACCGTTTTAAATGATCCTGAAATAAACAAGATGGTCACTGAAATTAAAGCTACAAACTTAGAAAATACCGTTAAAAAACTTGTTTCTTTTGGCACCAGACATACTTTAAGTGACACCAAAAGTAAAACTCGCGGTATAGGTGCAGCTCAAGCTTGGATAAAATCAGAATTTGACAAGTATGCATTAGAATCAAATGGACGACTTACGTCAAAAATTGATTATTTCACTGTAAAAGCGGATGGAAAAAGAATAACAGTTGACAGTCAGTTAGGAAATGTAATGGCAACATTAAAAGGAAACGATCCACAAGATAACAGAATACTAATCGTTAGCGGACATTTAGATTCTCGTGTTTCTGATGTTATGAATATTACGGCAGATGCTCCAGGAGCAAATGATGACGGATCTGGAGTAGCCGCTATGATGGAACTTGCTAAGATTATCAGCAAACGTTCTTACCCTTGTACTATTGTATTTGTTGCCGTAACTGGTGAAGAACAAGGACTATATGGCGCAAAACATCTCGCTGACACTGCCAAAACAGAACAATGGAATATTTTAGCTATGTTTAATAATGACATGATAGGTAATAGTTTATCAAATGGTACACGGTTGAGTGATAACACAAAAGTTCGTGTGTTTAGTGAAACTATTCCTTATTTAGAAACTGAAGATGAAGCTAAAATGCGTAAAGCAACAAATAGTGATAATGATAGTCCTTCAAGACAATTAGCTCGCTATATAAAAACTACTACGGAACAATATGTTCCTCAACTAGAAGTAGAATTAGTATACAGAAACGATCGATTTTTGCGTGGAGGAGACCACACTCCATTTAGTCAAAATGGATTTACCGCAATACGTATGTGTGAAATGAACGAAAACTATGATCATCAACACCAAGATTTAAGAACTGAAAATGGTATAAAATATGGTGATTTACCTGAATTTATGGATTTCGATTATTTAAGAAAAACAACTGCCTCAAATTTAGCCAGTTTAGCTAATTTGGCCTGGTCACCTAAAGTGCCTAAAAATGTAGGTATTGAAGTCAAAGAGTTAACAAATTTTTCTAAACTGGTTTGGAATGCTCCTGAAGGAAAAACTCCTTTTGGCTACCAAATTTTAATTAGAAGTACGTCTGAATCACAATGGCAAAAAGCCATTTTCGTTACAGATACTCAGGCTCAAATACCCTACTCTAAAGACAATTATTTTTTTGCAGTTCAAGCAATCGATAAATTAGGGCACCCAAGTTTGGCTGTTTTCCCAAAGCCAATTCGATAA
- a CDS encoding anti-sigma factor domain-containing protein — protein MDTKQYIDSGILELYVYGLLSETENIEVAALAKEHSEIDDEIISIEKAIVALSSTFSPFHSVANYEKIKAKLELKHGKVIEMKPATSRYTYVGWAAAVILLLGIGYQYQQLNETNNKVVVISSEKNNLVKAIDSLALKNKTIETSLAVVRDPKNTVVSLGGQAVSPTSSAKIYWNKKTKVVYVDASGLPKPPKGMVYQVWALKLVPVLTPTSIGLLKDFDSNDQKLFEVSDTGYAEAFGITLEPEGGSPTPTMEQLYTLGKV, from the coding sequence ATGGATACAAAACAATATATCGACTCCGGAATTTTAGAACTGTATGTTTATGGTTTACTCAGTGAAACAGAAAACATTGAAGTTGCAGCTTTGGCAAAGGAACATAGCGAAATAGACGATGAAATAATATCGATAGAAAAAGCCATTGTTGCTTTATCATCTACTTTTTCGCCTTTTCATTCGGTTGCTAATTATGAAAAAATTAAAGCTAAATTAGAATTGAAACACGGGAAAGTCATTGAAATGAAGCCAGCCACATCAAGATATACTTATGTAGGTTGGGCGGCAGCTGTCATTTTATTATTAGGAATTGGATATCAATACCAGCAACTCAATGAGACCAATAATAAAGTTGTGGTAATCAGTTCTGAAAAAAATAATTTGGTTAAAGCCATCGATTCATTAGCCTTAAAAAACAAAACTATCGAAACTAGTTTAGCAGTAGTTCGTGATCCAAAAAATACAGTAGTAAGTTTGGGAGGACAAGCAGTTTCCCCTACTTCATCTGCTAAAATATATTGGAACAAAAAAACAAAAGTAGTTTATGTTGACGCTTCAGGTTTACCAAAACCTCCAAAAGGAATGGTTTACCAAGTTTGGGCATTAAAATTAGTTCCTGTTTTGACACCTACAAGCATTGGTTTATTAAAAGACTTCGATAGTAATGACCAAAAACTATTTGAAGTTAGTGATACTGGTTATGCGGAAGCATTCGGAATAACCTTAGAACCAGAAGGTGGAAGCCCAACACCAACAATGGAGCAATTATATACCTTAGGGAAGGTTTAA